Proteins found in one Miscanthus floridulus cultivar M001 chromosome 4, ASM1932011v1, whole genome shotgun sequence genomic segment:
- the LOC136552320 gene encoding protein argonaute 18-like has product MASHQRGGGRVGGRGQANPNVVQGQGGRGYGGGGGRGGQYYGGDDSGGRGGGRGGGRGGGRSFDGRGGGYPEGGRGGRGGGGFQEVRGGGRGGGGGGYQGGGRGGGGGYNDGRGGGRGGRGYQGQGGSDYGRERGLGGLQPPRPDLRQAGPPLADRYAADAAALREKFKTMDIYRDAPMFPARPGFGAVGTPCVVKANHFFVGLVDKGLHHYDVTISPETTLKGIYRQVMSKLVSENRQTELGGRLPAYDGQKSLFTAGELPFKSKEFVVTLPGRVEKRYKVVIKHATAVSLDQLFMLMAGYPTDIPTQALQVLDIVLRDIVLNERNSMEYVAVGRSFFSPLIAPEGPKNLGLGVEGWKGFYQSIRPTQKGLSVIVDISSTAFIRPMPLIEFVMEILNKDSRTFRSITPMDLVKLKKALRGVRIEVTHRGDARRKYRIASLTTSPPSLQFFESSAGVQKSVADYFREAYKLEMHYDFLPCLQVGSDQRPNYLPMEVCKIVAGQQYRKKLDSQQVSKLMDSTCQRPSDRENNIRQVVEHNDYNRTERASEFGMEVDYRPTSVQARVLPAPTLKYRGTGSESLCSPKDGQWNMIKKQVVHGARVGNWACVNFCHELPRDVVGKFCSDLVKWSRTTGVDMDNLRLPIYLVRPEQVETDLHRLCQDARNKLRVQKIDLLLAILPEKNGNLYGNFKRICETEIGIMSQCCLDKNVRSAGPPYFANVAIKINAKFGGRNLEFANPKESLPVVSIEPTIIFGADVTHPAALDDTAPSIASVVASQDWPKVANYNGIARAQGHRKELIDGLEDIVKELLLAFEERSKQRPKQLIFYRDGVSEGQFKQVLEQEIPEIEKAWKARYNEKPKITFIVVQKRHHTRLFPNDRQWTDRSGNILPGTVVDKNICHPTEFDFFLCSHAGIKGTSRPTHYHVLRDDNKFTADALQSLTYNLCYLYSSCTRSVSIAPPAYYAHKLAFRARFYVNQGSDAATSVGSFGSSAPAAAAAAGPKPLPEIKGELKRLMFYC; this is encoded by the exons ATGGCGAGTCATCAGCGCGGAGGAGGTCGGGTTGGCGGCCGGGGTCAGGCGAACCCCAACGTCGTTCAGGGCCAGGGGGGCCGGGgctacggcggcggtggcgggcgtGGCGGCCAGTACTACGGCGGCGACGACAGcggaggccgcggcggcggacGTGGTGGCGGCAGGGGCGGTGGTCGTAGCTTcgacggccgcggcggcgggTACCCGGAAGGGGGCCGCGGGGGCCGAGGCGGCGGAGGATTCCAGGAAGTACGTGGCGGAGgccgaggtggcggcggcggcggctaccaGGGCGGCGgccgaggtggtggtggcggctacAACGACGGCCGTGGCGGGGGCCGAGGTGGTCGCGGCTACCAGGGACAGGGAGGCAGCGACTACGGCCGCGAGCGCGGGCTTGGAGGTCTGCAACCTCCACGTCCTGATCTGCGCCAAGCCGGTCCGCCGCTCGCGGATCGCTACGCGGCCGACGCGGCCGCGCTGAGGGAGAAGTTCAAGACGATGGACATCTACCGCGACGCGCCCATGTTCCCAGCGCGCCCGGGCTTCGGCGCCGTGGGGACGCCGTGCGTCGTCAAGGCCAACCACTTCTTCGTCGGCCTCGTCGACAAGGGCCTGCACCACTACGAC GTGACCATCTCACCAGAGACGACGCTAAAGGGCATATACAGGCAAGTCATGTCGAAGCTGGTTTCTGAGAACAGGCAGACCGAGCTTGGCGGCCGCCTACCCGCATACGACGGCCAGAAGTCACTGTTCACCGCCGGCGAGCTGCCCTTCAAAAGCAAGGAATTCGTGGTCACCTTGCCTGGCAGGGTGGAAAAGAGGTACAAGGTGGTGATCAAGCATGCCACGGCGGTCAGCCTGGACCAGCTGTTCATGCTCATGGCAGGCTACCCTACGGACATCCCGACGCAGGCGCTGCAGGTGCTCGACATTGTGCTGCGTGACATTGTGCTCAACGAACGCAACTCCATGGA GTACGTTGCAGTTGGCCGGTCCTTCTTCTCACCACTCATAGCGCCAGAGGGACCCAAGAATCTTGGCCTGGGTGTGGAGGGATGGAAGGGTTTCTATCAGAGCATCAGGCCGACACAGAAGGGCCTGTCTGTGATCGTAG ACATTTCTTCGACAGCTTTCATTCGACCCATGCCACTGATTGAATTTGTGATGGAGATTCTGAACAAAGATAGCAGGACCTTTAGAAGTATTACTCCCATGGATCTTGTCAAG CTCAAGAAAGCCCTCAGGGGTGTGAGGATTGAAGTCACACACCGAGGAGACGCACGCCGGAAGTACAGGATTGCCAGCCTGACAACCAGTCCTCCTTCTTTACAGTT CTTTGAATCGTCCGCTGGAGTTCAGAAGTCTGTCGCAGATTACTTCAGAGAGGCATACAAGCTGGAAATGCACTACGATTTTCTCCCATGCCTCCAAGTTGGCAGTGATCAGAGGCCGAACTACCTCCCTATGGAG GTTTGCAAGATAGTAGCTGGACAGCAATACCGGAAGAAGTTGGATAGCCAACAAGTCTCTAAACTAATGGACTCAACCTGCCAGCGCCCATCTGACCGTGAGAACAACATTCGTCAG GTTGTTGAGCACAATGACTACAATAGAACTGAGCGTGCAAGTGAATTTGGCATGGAGGTTGACTATCGTCCTACTTCAGTTCAGGCCAGAGTCCTGCCAGCTCCCACT CTGAAGTACCGTGGCACTGGATCTGAAAGTTTGTGTAGTCCAAAGGATGGGCAGTGGAACATGATTAAAAAG CAAGTAGTACATGGTGCAAGGGTGGGCAACTGGGCCTGCGTTAACTTTTGTCATGAATTGCCCAGAGATGTTGTTGGTAAATTCTGCTCTGATCTGGTTAAATGGTCTCGTACTACTGGAGTG GACATGGATAACTTGAGACTTCCAATATACCTTGTTCGTCCTGAACAAGTTGAAACTGATCTTCATAGGCTGTGTCAGGATGCTCGGAACAAGCTAAGAGTGCAAAAGATAGATCTTTTGCTTGCTATACTGCCAGAGAAAAACGGCAACTTATATG GTAATTTCAAAAGGATCTGCGAGACAGAGATTGGTATCATGTCGCAGTGTTGCCTGGATAAAAATGTTAGAAGTGCAGGTCCTCCGTACTTTGCTAATGTTGCTATTAAGATCAATGCCAAG TTTGGAGGAAGGAACTTAGAATTTGCTAATCCCAAAGAAAGCTTACCGGTTGTTTCGATTGAACCAACAATTATATTTGGTGCCGATGTCACTCACCCAGCTGCTCTAGATGATACTGCCCCTTCCATTGCTTCT GTTGTTGCCTCCCAAGACTGGCCCAAGGTGGCTAACTATAATGGCATTGCCCGTGCACAAGGTCACCGTAAAGAGCTCATCGATGGCCTGGAAGACATTGTCAA GGAACTCCTACTTGCATTTGAGGAACGGTCTAAGCAGAGACCCAAGCAGCTGATCTTCTACAG GGATGGTGTAAGTGAGGGCCAATTCAAACAAGTGCTGGAACAAGAAATCCCAGAGATAGAGAAG GCATGGAAAGCTCGTTACAATGAGAAGCCAAAGATCACCTTCATAGTGGTGCAGAAGAGGCACCACACAAGGCTCTTCCCCAATGATCGCCAATGGACAGACAGGAGTGGAAATATTCTACCTG GCACTGTAGTTGATAAGAATATCTGCCACCCAACAGAATTTGATTTCTTCCTGTGCAGCCATGCTGGTATCAAG GGAACAAGTCGACCTACGCATTACCATGTGCTGCGAGATGACAATAAGTTCACTGCAGATGCTCTGCAGTCTCTCACATATAACTTATGCTACTT GTATTCAAGCTGCACTCGCTCTGTGTCAATCG CTCCTCCCGCATACTACGCCCACAAGCTAGCGTTCCGTGCCCGCTTCTACGTCAACCAAGGCTCTGATGCAGCGACAAGTGTCGGCTCTTTTGGTTCATCTGctcccgctgctgctgctgctgctggtccgAAGCCACTTCCGGAGATCAAGGGTGAACTGAAAAGGCTCATGTTCTACTGCTAG